A genomic stretch from Nymphalis io chromosome 25, ilAglIoxx1.1, whole genome shotgun sequence includes:
- the LOC126778158 gene encoding uncharacterized protein LOC126778158: MALILVWMLLLAKAVLGHVYNAVETEMFAIPISPNLFNWTYQEFDQQYRFHASLIGKPELPSWLRYIYSGRHHSGFIFGTPPRNTKTPITLEVIGLNRQDYETRRVLLNLRVKPKDNMAKHEVEFKIDNLNVEDLLDEHRMTRLKDILRTKLWTESSKDLYPTFLASAIDLGARLPLKPSDGEGLVVRLGSSVPFSSELKRLREEVRPLSRLPSCPRDYKRTTVERLFRDAGLNLDWCSFELYNTIYKRRSTEHVEYMTEAAGAGGAAGGAARGAWAAPARAALPSRSLARALGAAAAGPLALLLLCAAALSAALCLHYATVRDAVSERFIDEIYHICEDYRKRRAHKSAKVELCRYGTGNTEQTQEDNNSNKSVGVSPNSSLVRPYSPKSTTNLAANYNRPQPPPYIGSTTNSLHHRKPTDKTPTSSHTPEHNRGHMALEESLKLLNEANISSEFDNLILRDQIVDLNDGSDDYVPIKPEPAGYVSMKPDKTGYVNMKPDLDDIVVPELAKYGISGIGQI, translated from the exons ATGGCGTTAATATTGGTATGGATGTTGTTATTGGCTAAAGCGGTATTAGGCCATGTTTACAATGCGGTTGAGACAGAAATGTTTGCAATACCTATCAGCccaaatttatttaactggACATACCAAG AATTCGATCAGCAGTACCGTTTCCATGCCTCATTGATAGGCAAACCAGAGCTACCATCTTGGCTGCGTTATATTTACAGCGGGAGACACCACTCCGGGTTTATTTTCGGCACACCGCCACGCAACACCAAAACGCCGATTACT CTTGAAGTGATTGGCTTAAACAGACAAGACTATGAGACACGACGAGTGCTATTGAATCTAAGAGTAAAACCTAAGGACAATATGGCCAAGCATgaagttgaatttaaaattgacaatCTAAATGTTGAAGATCTATTAGATGAGCACAG AATGACACgccttaaagatattttaagaacaaaactaTGGACAGAGAGTAGCAAAGATCTGTATCCTACTTTTCTTGCTTCTGCAATCGATTTAGGCGCGAGATTGCCGTTGAAACCGAGCGATGGAGAGGG ACTCGTAGTCAGACTAGGTAGTTCGGTGCCATTCTCCTCTGAGCTAAAACGCCTGAGAGAAGAAGTCCGTCCACTTTCCCGTTTGCCGAGCTGTCCTCGAGATTACAAGCGGACCACTGTCGAAAGACTCTTCAGAGATGCTGGTCTCAATCTTGACTGGTGCAGTTTTGAGTTG TACAATACAATCTACAAGCGGCGCTCGACGGAGCACGTGGAGTACATGACGgaggcggcgggcgcgggcggcgcggcgggcggcgcggcgcgcggcgcgtgGGCGGCGCCGGCGCGCGCCGCGCTGCCGTCGCGCTCGCTGGCGCGCGCGCTGGGCGCCGCCGCCGCGGGGCCGCTCGCGCTGCTGCTGCTCTGCGCCGCCGCGCTCTCCGCCGCGCTCTGCCTGCACTACGCCACCGT ACGTGATGCTGTTTCAGAGAGATTTATTGACGAAATTTATCATATCTGCGAAGATTACAGAAAACGAAG agcTCATAAATCGGCTAAAGTGGAACTGTGCAGATACGGCACTGGCAACACTGAGCAGACGCAAGAAGACAACAATAGTAACAAAAGTGTGGGAGTAAG tccCAATAGCAGTCTCGTCAGACCATACAGCCCTAAATCGACAACCAACCTCGCAGCTAACTACAACCGCCCTCAGCCCCCTCCTTACATCGGATCTACAACCAATTCCCTCCACCACAGGAAACCAACCGACAAAACGCCGACGAGCTCACACACGCCTGAACACAACCGAGGACACATGGCCTTGGAAGAATCGTTAAAGCTACTCAACGAAGCGAACATTTCAAGCGAATTCGACAATTTAATTCTCCGAGATCAAATAGTCGATCTAAACGACGGTTCAGACGATTACGTACCAATCAAACCGGAACCGGCGGGTTATGTATCGATGAAACCGGATAAAACTGGTTATGTCAACATGAAACCGGATTTGGATGATATCGTTGTACCGGAATTGGCCAAGTATGGGATTTCTGGTATTGGACAGATTTGA